From one Carboxydocella sporoproducens DSM 16521 genomic stretch:
- a CDS encoding electron transfer flavoprotein subunit beta/FixA family protein, which produces MHIVVCLKQVPDATEVKIDPKTNTLVREGVPSIINPYDAHALEEALRIKDELGGKVTIITMGPPQAEEAVRKGLSYGADQAILLSDRAFAGSDTLATSYILTQAIRKLMEREPVDLIFCGKQAIDGDTAQVGPGIAARLGWPQLTFVDKVVEVNPEEGTVTVQRKLEAVKAVVKAKLPALITVEKSINEIRYASLPNMIRAAQMPITVWGKKDFDLDDNEIGLKGSPTTVSRIFAPPQRPGGEILGGIEAVPKLVELLVKEKIVANK; this is translated from the coding sequence ATGCACATAGTTGTTTGTTTGAAACAGGTACCCGATGCTACGGAAGTAAAAATCGATCCCAAAACCAATACCCTGGTGCGGGAAGGGGTACCATCCATCATCAATCCCTATGATGCCCATGCCTTAGAAGAGGCACTGCGAATCAAGGATGAGCTGGGGGGAAAAGTCACCATTATCACCATGGGACCTCCTCAGGCAGAGGAAGCGGTACGCAAGGGTCTTTCCTATGGAGCAGACCAGGCTATCTTGCTCAGTGACCGCGCCTTTGCCGGTTCTGATACCCTGGCCACCAGTTATATCCTCACCCAGGCTATTCGCAAACTGATGGAAAGAGAGCCGGTAGACCTGATTTTCTGCGGTAAACAGGCCATAGACGGGGATACGGCTCAGGTGGGCCCGGGAATAGCGGCCCGGCTGGGCTGGCCCCAGTTGACTTTTGTGGATAAAGTAGTTGAAGTAAATCCAGAGGAAGGGACTGTTACCGTACAGCGGAAGCTGGAAGCGGTAAAAGCGGTGGTCAAGGCAAAATTACCAGCCTTGATCACTGTGGAGAAAAGCATTAATGAAATCCGTTACGCCTCCTTGCCCAATATGATTAGAGCTGCTCAGATGCCCATAACTGTCTGGGGCAAAAAAGATTTTGACCTGGATGATAATGAAATCGGTTTAAAAGGCAGTCCAACCACCGTTAGCCGCATCTTTGCCCCACCCCAGCGGCCCGGTGGTGAAATCCTGGGCGGAATCGAGGCTGTGCCCAAACTGGTGGAACTCCTGGTGAAGGAGAAGATTGTAGCAAATAAATAA